A genomic stretch from Candidatus Omnitrophota bacterium includes:
- the folE gene encoding GTP cyclohydrolase I FolE, with protein MDLKKIEKAVRMILEAIGEDPERKDLKDTPRRVAEMYEEIFSGFKDDPRKELEVILDQKHNEIVLLKGIPLYSVCEHHLLPFFGRAHIAYIPKGGRVTGLSKLARVVDMLSKRPQVQERLTTQIADMIMGKLKPLGVMVVIEAEHLCMSMRGIRKPGTLTVTSAVRGIFKENQKTRSETLDLIKF; from the coding sequence ATGGATTTGAAGAAAATCGAGAAAGCTGTAAGGATGATCCTCGAGGCCATAGGCGAAGATCCCGAGAGAAAGGACTTAAAGGATACGCCCAGGCGCGTGGCAGAGATGTATGAAGAAATATTTTCCGGATTTAAAGATGACCCCAGAAAAGAGCTTGAGGTAATACTGGACCAGAAGCACAACGAGATAGTCCTGCTTAAGGGCATACCGCTTTATTCCGTGTGCGAGCACCACCTGCTGCCCTTCTTCGGCAGGGCTCATATCGCTTACATCCCGAAAGGAGGCAGGGTCACGGGCCTGAGCAAATTAGCGCGCGTCGTGGATATGCTGTCTAAACGGCCTCAGGTGCAGGAACGGCTGACTACCCAGATCGCCGATATGATAATGGGCAAGCTTAAGCCGCTGGGGGTGATGGTCGTGATCGAGGCAGAACATCTTTGCATGTCAATGCGCGGCATACGCAAGCCCGGCACGCTTACAGTGACTTCCGCTGTCAGGGGGATATTTAAGGAAAATCAGAAGACCCGCTCGGAAACTCTTGATCTGATCAAGTTTTAA
- the mnmE gene encoding tRNA uridine-5-carboxymethylaminomethyl(34) synthesis GTPase MnmE, producing MYNPTDTIVAISTPMGEGGIGIVRLSGEGALAIADKIFSAKDGGKPSNYKTHTVHYGWVRDNDENAVDEVLLTVMRKPKTYTREDIVEIGCHGGIVPLRRILDISVGSGARLAEPGEFTLRAFLNGRIDLAQAESVLDIIRSKTDKALSISVSQLRGAFSGKIKKIRQALTSLLSRIEAEIDFPEEGIEARGKDGLDKDILQIQRHLEGLLKGASNSRIFREGVSICIFGRPNVGKSSLLNALLKKERAIVTHIPGTTRDAIEDIMDIRGIPVRIIDTAGIVEPKDLLERKALSKTRKYFKEADIILLVLDGSKPAAAEDKRLLKKLKGRNAVVVINKSDLKQRLSLPGHKGMIARRVSALKDEGLDRVEEAVAGIVLDGKVSADNFTIMANARHAGLMADALAGVKRAAASSRDLELAAFDLRRALDDLGMITGENFSDDILENIFSQFCIGK from the coding sequence ATGTATAATCCAACAGATACGATAGTCGCGATATCTACGCCGATGGGAGAGGGCGGCATAGGGATCGTGCGCTTAAGCGGAGAAGGCGCGCTGGCCATAGCCGATAAGATCTTTTCCGCCAAAGACGGCGGCAAGCCCTCAAATTATAAGACCCACACAGTCCATTACGGCTGGGTCAGGGACAACGATGAAAATGCCGTGGACGAGGTTTTGCTCACAGTTATGCGCAAGCCCAAGACCTACACCAGAGAAGATATAGTTGAGATAGGCTGCCACGGCGGCATCGTGCCTTTAAGGCGGATACTGGATATTTCCGTCGGCAGCGGAGCGCGCCTGGCTGAACCGGGAGAGTTTACCTTAAGGGCGTTCTTGAACGGCAGGATAGACCTGGCGCAGGCAGAATCCGTATTGGATATCATAAGATCAAAGACAGACAAGGCGCTTTCCATCAGCGTCAGCCAGTTAAGAGGGGCATTTTCAGGCAAGATCAAGAAGATCAGGCAGGCGCTCACTTCCCTGTTAAGCCGTATTGAAGCGGAGATAGATTTTCCCGAGGAAGGCATAGAGGCGCGCGGCAAGGATGGTTTAGATAAAGATATTCTGCAAATACAGCGCCATTTGGAAGGTTTGCTTAAGGGCGCCTCAAACAGCAGGATATTCAGGGAAGGAGTAAGCATCTGCATATTCGGCAGGCCTAATGTGGGCAAATCGTCCCTGCTTAACGCCCTGCTTAAAAAGGAACGGGCGATCGTCACGCATATCCCGGGTACAACCAGGGACGCGATCGAGGATATAATGGATATCAGGGGCATACCTGTGAGAATAATCGATACTGCCGGCATAGTTGAGCCCAAAGACCTGCTTGAGAGAAAGGCCCTGAGCAAAACCAGGAAATATTTCAAAGAGGCGGATATTATCCTGCTTGTTCTGGACGGCTCAAAGCCGGCCGCGGCTGAGGATAAGCGATTGCTTAAAAAACTTAAAGGCAGGAACGCGGTCGTCGTAATAAATAAATCCGACCTGAAACAGAGATTAAGTTTGCCGGGGCATAAAGGCATGATCGCCCGCAGGGTTTCGGCCCTGAAGGACGAAGGGCTGGACAGGGTAGAAGAGGCGGTCGCCGGCATTGTCCTTGACGGAAAAGTATCCGCGGATAATTTTACGATCATGGCCAACGCCAGGCATGCCGGGCTTATGGCGGACGCGCTTGCCGGAGTAAAAAGGGCCGCGGCATCTTCGCGGGATTTGGAGCTTGCCGCCTTTGATCTAAGGCGCGCTCTGGATGATCTCGGCATGATAACGGGGGAGAATTTCAGCGACGATATATTGGAGAATATATTTAGTCAGTTTTGTATTGGAAAATAA
- a CDS encoding bifunctional folylpolyglutamate synthase/dihydrofolate synthase, with product MTYREALNYLDSFADLEQLSAYNYELELKLRRADGFLKELGSPQHKLRCAHIAGSKGKGSTCAFLAYILKEAGFRTGLYTSPHLNDFRERIRLLDNEEGAPDGRDFEGMIPEHRLARLVTEIKPAAERYNRDCPDGALSFFEVYTALAFKYFQEKGADLVVLETGMGGRLDATNTADALACGITPISLEHTDKLGKTLEQIAGEKAGIIKNGLTAAVISAPQEQQARAVLQQRCASIGVGFLEAGRDILYKESDFTEDTQRFDLRGVNGEYSGLEIRLLGEHQIVNAAVAVGIIEQLAGQGISISEKAIRGGLLKCLWPVRCEVISKNPHIILDGAQNRASALALKNAIKRYFPRKKVIVVLGASSDKDIEGITLELQGLTPAFILTRSGHARAAKPEVFLKYLKGAASVTTGSVQEAMDKAISSAGKDDLILVCGSLFVAAEAREYVIRKGRHPTLTCGELRL from the coding sequence ATGACTTATCGGGAAGCGCTGAATTATCTGGATTCTTTCGCCGATCTTGAGCAACTCTCCGCCTACAACTATGAACTGGAATTAAAACTGCGAAGGGCGGACGGATTTCTCAAGGAACTCGGCAGCCCCCAGCACAAACTCCGATGCGCGCATATCGCCGGCTCAAAAGGCAAGGGGTCGACCTGCGCCTTTCTCGCCTACATCCTTAAAGAAGCGGGATTCAGGACCGGGCTTTACACCTCTCCGCATCTGAACGATTTCAGAGAGCGGATACGGCTGTTGGATAATGAAGAAGGCGCGCCTGACGGCAGGGATTTCGAAGGCATGATCCCCGAGCATAGATTAGCGCGGTTGGTCACAGAGATAAAGCCGGCGGCCGAACGGTATAACCGGGACTGCCCCGACGGAGCGCTGTCATTTTTTGAGGTATATACAGCGCTTGCCTTTAAGTATTTTCAAGAGAAGGGAGCGGATCTTGTCGTGCTTGAGACGGGGATGGGTGGGCGGCTTGACGCTACTAATACCGCCGACGCCCTTGCCTGCGGCATAACGCCTATAAGCCTTGAGCATACCGATAAGCTGGGAAAGACATTGGAACAGATCGCGGGGGAAAAGGCGGGCATTATAAAAAACGGCTTAACAGCCGCGGTTATAAGCGCCCCGCAGGAACAACAGGCAAGGGCTGTTTTACAGCAGAGATGCGCGAGTATAGGTGTAGGGTTTCTTGAAGCCGGCAGGGATATTTTGTATAAAGAGTCGGATTTCACAGAGGATACGCAGAGGTTTGATCTGCGAGGCGTTAACGGTGAATACAGCGGCCTGGAAATACGATTGTTGGGCGAACACCAGATCGTGAATGCCGCTGTTGCCGTCGGCATTATTGAGCAGTTGGCAGGGCAGGGGATATCAATATCAGAAAAGGCGATCAGGGGCGGGCTGCTTAAATGCCTGTGGCCGGTGAGATGTGAAGTGATCTCTAAGAATCCGCATATTATCCTGGATGGAGCGCAAAACAGGGCATCAGCCCTCGCCTTAAAGAACGCGATAAAGAGGTACTTTCCGCGTAAGAAGGTTATTGTAGTGCTTGGCGCTTCTTCGGATAAGGACATAGAGGGGATAACGCTGGAGTTGCAGGGACTGACACCCGCATTCATACTGACGCGTTCGGGTCACGCGCGGGCGGCAAAACCCGAGGTATTCTTAAAATATTTGAAAGGCGCGGCATCGGTTACCACGGGCAGCGTGCAAGAGGCGATGGATAAAGCGATCTCATCGGCCGGCAAAGATGATTTGATCCTTGTCTGCGGCTCATTGTTCGTCGCGGCAGAAGCAAGGGAATATGTTATAAGAAAGGGAAGACACCCCACACTTACGTGTGGGGAATTGCGATTATAA
- the purH gene encoding bifunctional phosphoribosylaminoimidazolecarboxamide formyltransferase/IMP cyclohydrolase: MVKIRRALISVSDKTGIVEFARGLEGSGVEMLSTGGTAKLLREKGIEVKDVSDYTGFPEMLDGRVKTLHPRIHGGLLALRGNQEHMSTLKEHNIGLIDMVVVNLYPFEQTVSRKGVELGEAIENIDIGGPSMLRSAAKNNRSVCVISDPARYQEVLAEMKGNNGAVSEETCFELAVDVFKRTSQYDAAIFSYLSTYGSKAEGSGFAQELRPAFKKVQDLRYGENPHQKAAFYRDAARAYGLGNIKQLQGKELSFNNILDLDAAVRIASEFSRPAAVVIKHNNPCGVAEADNIIKAFKDAYACDPLSAFGGIIGINRPVEEGLAKAIKKCGFLECVIAPSFSAASRQIFSSSKNLRLIELADFGLEKELDLKKVNGGLLVQDKDLAMVDEAGLKTISKKKPTKQQTASLLFGWKVAKHVKSNAIVLASGTKTVGIGAGQTSRVDSVIIAVRKAGKLAKGSMLASDAFFPKADAVLTAAKAGIKAIIQPGGSISDEEVIKAVDKKGISMVFTGMRHFRH, from the coding sequence ATGGTCAAAATACGGCGGGCATTGATAAGCGTATCAGACAAGACAGGCATTGTGGAATTTGCCAGGGGGCTGGAGGGTTCCGGCGTAGAGATGCTTTCTACCGGCGGCACCGCGAAATTACTTAGAGAAAAAGGGATCGAGGTAAAGGATGTGTCCGATTATACGGGATTTCCCGAGATGCTGGACGGCCGGGTAAAGACCCTGCATCCCAGGATACACGGGGGATTATTGGCGCTGCGCGGCAATCAGGAGCATATGTCCACCTTAAAGGAACACAATATAGGCCTTATTGATATGGTCGTGGTGAATCTTTATCCCTTTGAGCAGACCGTGAGCAGGAAGGGTGTTGAATTGGGCGAGGCCATAGAGAATATTGATATCGGGGGGCCTTCCATGCTGCGTTCCGCGGCAAAAAACAACAGGAGCGTCTGCGTCATATCCGATCCAGCCAGATATCAAGAGGTGCTGGCTGAAATGAAGGGCAATAACGGCGCTGTAAGCGAGGAGACCTGTTTTGAGCTGGCCGTGGATGTATTCAAGAGGACTTCGCAATACGACGCGGCGATCTTCAGCTACCTCTCAACATACGGCTCAAAGGCAGAGGGTTCCGGCTTCGCGCAGGAACTGCGGCCGGCCTTTAAAAAGGTACAGGACCTGCGTTACGGCGAGAATCCGCACCAGAAAGCGGCGTTTTATCGCGACGCTGCCAGGGCATACGGCCTGGGCAATATTAAGCAGCTTCAGGGCAAGGAACTTTCCTTTAATAACATCTTGGACCTTGACGCCGCAGTGAGGATCGCCTCCGAATTTTCCCGTCCGGCCGCGGTAGTGATAAAACACAATAATCCCTGCGGAGTGGCTGAGGCGGATAATATAATCAAGGCGTTCAAGGATGCCTACGCCTGCGACCCGCTCTCGGCTTTTGGCGGTATCATCGGTATAAACCGGCCGGTTGAAGAAGGCCTGGCAAAGGCGATAAAGAAATGCGGTTTCCTTGAATGCGTAATTGCCCCTTCCTTCAGCGCCGCCTCCCGGCAGATATTTTCCTCAAGCAAAAACCTGCGGTTGATAGAGCTTGCCGATTTTGGCCTGGAGAAGGAGCTTGACCTTAAGAAGGTAAACGGCGGGCTATTGGTCCAGGATAAAGATCTGGCCATGGTAGACGAAGCCGGCTTAAAAACTATCTCTAAAAAGAAGCCCACAAAGCAGCAGACCGCCTCGCTTTTATTCGGCTGGAAGGTAGCTAAGCACGTAAAATCAAACGCGATCGTGCTGGCCAGCGGCACAAAGACCGTAGGCATAGGCGCCGGCCAGACCAGCAGAGTGGATTCCGTGATTATCGCGGTAAGAAAGGCGGGAAAACTGGCTAAGGGCTCCATGCTTGCCTCCGATGCCTTCTTTCCCAAGGCCGACGCGGTCCTGACAGCGGCAAAGGCCGGAATAAAAGCGATCATCCAGCCGGGCGGCTCCATATCCGATGAAGAGGTAATAAAGGCCGTAGATAAAAAAGGCATATCCATGGTATTCACAGGTATGCGCCATTTCAGGCATTAA
- a CDS encoding elongation factor G, protein MDVNKKRSVILLGHAHSGKTSLAEAMLFNCKALTRRGSVMEGNTVSDYSADEAERKISINASMLYCESEAARIQIIDAPGYLDFYAEVLAGIRAVDSAVVVIDATDGIAAGTERVWQDLEEIKMPRLIFINKTDREGVNVDKVIEEIRSGLSKKAVVVGSFSDAALIEAVAETDDQLLERYLEGAVLSEDEIKTALHEAVDKGEIFPILSGSALNNQGVSELAAAIIHYLPNPSERTAVFAACPKEPDKKTEITFSDGSPLSGFVFKSISDPYVGQLTVIRIFSGKLLPNTSFYNSTKKTQERIGPIYILQGKEQRGISEAGCGDIVAIAKLKDTFTNDSISSQDRPLVFEPIVFPEPLISASVRPKTRQDEEKISPALAKLMIEDQTFKVSRDNQTREEIVSGLGDLHLDVLMGRLKKRFNVEVTLGTPQVPYKETITKAVKMQGKYKKQSGGRGQYGDVWIEIRPLERGKDFEFVNRIVGGAIPRNYVPSVEKGVRNAMQEGIVAGYPVVDVQVVLCDGSYHEVDSSDMAFQIAGSMAIRKAVQEAAPALLEPIMDVEVVIPEEYMGQISGDVNSRRGRVMGMEIKGKNNALKAQVPLAEMFKYANDLRSMTGGRGYYTMNFSHYEQVPHKHVSTVIAQSQAHQKAGVEG, encoded by the coding sequence ATGGACGTGAATAAGAAAAGGAGTGTTATACTTCTAGGCCATGCTCATTCGGGAAAGACATCTTTGGCGGAGGCGATGCTGTTTAACTGCAAGGCGCTCACGCGCCGGGGTTCGGTTATGGAAGGCAACACCGTAAGCGATTACAGCGCGGACGAGGCCGAGCGTAAGATCTCCATAAACGCGAGCATGCTTTATTGTGAATCGGAGGCGGCCCGCATACAGATAATAGACGCTCCCGGCTACCTGGATTTTTACGCCGAGGTCCTGGCCGGCATAAGGGCGGTTGACTCGGCGGTAGTGGTAATAGACGCTACCGACGGCATAGCGGCCGGCACAGAGCGCGTATGGCAGGACCTGGAAGAGATCAAGATGCCCCGCCTTATTTTCATAAACAAGACAGACAGGGAAGGCGTGAACGTCGATAAGGTGATCGAGGAAATAAGAAGCGGGCTTTCTAAAAAAGCGGTTGTGGTCGGCTCATTCAGCGATGCCGCCCTTATAGAAGCGGTCGCTGAGACGGACGATCAATTATTGGAGAGGTACCTTGAGGGCGCGGTTTTAAGCGAGGATGAGATCAAGACAGCGCTGCATGAGGCGGTTGATAAAGGGGAGATATTTCCCATACTCTCCGGCTCGGCATTGAACAATCAGGGCGTAAGCGAACTTGCCGCCGCCATTATCCACTATCTGCCGAATCCGTCGGAGCGGACGGCCGTGTTTGCCGCCTGTCCCAAGGAGCCGGATAAAAAGACGGAGATAACCTTCAGCGATGGCTCCCCGCTTTCCGGTTTTGTTTTTAAAAGCATCTCCGACCCCTATGTGGGCCAGCTTACAGTGATCAGGATATTTTCCGGCAAACTCCTGCCGAATACATCATTCTATAACTCCACCAAGAAGACGCAGGAGCGCATAGGCCCCATATACATATTGCAGGGCAAGGAACAGCGCGGCATCAGCGAGGCGGGATGCGGCGACATAGTGGCGATCGCCAAGCTCAAGGATACCTTTACCAACGATTCCATAAGTTCTCAGGACAGGCCGCTGGTATTTGAACCGATCGTTTTCCCCGAGCCGCTGATCTCCGCTTCTGTCAGGCCTAAGACCAGGCAGGACGAAGAGAAGATCTCACCCGCGCTCGCGAAACTTATGATAGAGGATCAGACATTCAAGGTCTCCCGCGATAACCAGACCAGGGAGGAGATCGTTTCGGGCTTAGGCGATCTGCATCTGGACGTGCTTATGGGCAGGCTGAAAAAAAGGTTCAATGTCGAGGTCACCCTGGGAACGCCCCAGGTCCCTTACAAGGAGACCATCACCAAGGCAGTCAAGATGCAGGGCAAATACAAGAAACAGTCGGGAGGCAGGGGCCAGTACGGAGATGTCTGGATCGAGATCAGGCCGCTTGAGAGGGGCAAGGACTTTGAGTTCGTGAACAGGATTGTGGGCGGGGCAATACCGAGGAACTACGTGCCGTCGGTAGAAAAGGGCGTAAGGAACGCGATGCAGGAGGGCATTGTCGCCGGATATCCGGTGGTGGATGTGCAGGTCGTGCTTTGTGACGGCTCCTATCACGAAGTCGATTCGTCGGATATGGCGTTTCAGATCGCCGGTTCAATGGCCATAAGAAAGGCGGTGCAGGAGGCGGCGCCGGCGCTGCTTGAGCCCATAATGGACGTGGAGGTCGTGATCCCGGAGGAATATATGGGCCAGATCTCAGGCGATGTCAATTCCAGGCGCGGCCGGGTCATGGGTATGGAGATAAAGGGCAAAAACAACGCCTTGAAGGCGCAGGTGCCCCTTGCAGAGATGTTCAAATACGCAAACGACCTGCGTTCAATGACCGGGGGTAGAGGTTATTACACAATGAATTTTTCGCATTACGAACAGGTCCCGCATAAGCATGTCTCTACGGTCATCGCGCAATCACAGGCGCATCAAAAGGCAGGTGTTGAAGGATGA
- a CDS encoding KamA family radical SAM protein, giving the protein MSQQQVAERAETQQQSGAPRIKRFPIDYHQMPLFREANPLDWEDWHWQVKNRIHTKEQLSQIIDLSPEEEKGIKKSSGRLSVAITPYWATLIDPYDPNCPIRRQAVPTSHEFTVSPHEMLDPCAEDRDSPAPGLVHRYPDRVLLLATERCATYCRHCTRRRLVGDEKEIDAEHKFDKAIEYIRSNKKVRDVLISGGDPFMLEDDQIEGIVKRVREISHVEFVRIGTRVPVTLPQRITESLVSRLKQYSPLWISIHFNHPKEITRRTRNACDMLADAGFPMGSQTVLLKGINDRPYIMKKLMHMLLEMRVRPYYIYQCDPVRGTEHFRTPVAAGINIIEKLRGYTSGYAVPTYVIDAPGGGGKIPVGPYYILSQAKGKYVLRNYKGKIYTYLE; this is encoded by the coding sequence TTGAGCCAGCAGCAGGTAGCTGAACGGGCTGAAACGCAGCAACAGTCCGGCGCCCCCAGGATCAAACGGTTCCCTATCGACTATCATCAGATGCCTCTGTTCAGGGAGGCAAACCCTCTTGATTGGGAGGATTGGCATTGGCAGGTAAAAAACCGGATCCATACAAAAGAACAGCTTTCGCAGATAATCGATCTCTCTCCTGAGGAGGAGAAGGGGATCAAAAAATCCTCAGGCCGGCTTTCCGTTGCCATTACGCCGTATTGGGCGACGCTCATAGACCCTTACGACCCCAACTGCCCCATAAGGAGGCAGGCGGTCCCTACCTCGCATGAATTTACGGTCAGCCCGCATGAGATGCTTGATCCCTGCGCGGAAGACAGGGACTCTCCCGCTCCCGGGCTTGTGCACAGGTATCCTGACAGGGTCCTGCTTCTGGCGACGGAGCGCTGCGCCACTTACTGCCGCCATTGCACGAGGCGCAGGCTCGTGGGAGATGAAAAAGAGATAGATGCCGAGCACAAATTTGACAAGGCGATCGAATACATAAGATCCAATAAAAAGGTGCGGGATGTGCTTATTTCAGGGGGCGATCCGTTTATGCTGGAGGACGACCAGATAGAAGGCATAGTAAAGCGCGTGCGCGAGATTTCTCACGTGGAGTTCGTAAGGATAGGCACGCGCGTGCCTGTTACGCTGCCCCAGCGCATTACAGAGTCGCTTGTCAGCCGGCTTAAGCAATATTCCCCGCTCTGGATAAGCATACATTTTAACCATCCTAAAGAGATCACGAGGCGCACCAGGAATGCCTGTGATATGCTGGCTGATGCCGGATTTCCAATGGGCAGCCAGACCGTGCTGCTTAAAGGCATCAATGACAGGCCTTATATCATGAAAAAACTTATGCATATGCTTCTTGAGATGAGGGTCAGGCCTTATTACATCTATCAGTGCGACCCCGTGCGCGGCACAGAGCATTTTCGCACGCCCGTTGCCGCCGGCATCAACATCATTGAGAAACTGAGGGGCTATACTTCGGGTTATGCCGTGCCCACATATGTGATAGACGCTCCAGGCGGAGGAGGCAAGATCCCCGTCGGCCCGTATTATATCCTTTCCCAGGCAAAGGGCAAATACGTCCTGAGGAATTACAAGGGAAAGATCTATACCTATCTGGAATAA
- a CDS encoding ATP-grasp domain-containing protein, with product MIIGFTYDLKEDYKLKEGEPSDLYAELDSRPVIGSVAAALEKNGHTVKKIGNAERLLEMRGDLGVDIVFNICEGRAISRNRESQVPVLLEMMDVPFVGSDGFTLGLTLDKIATKKMLLYEKIPTPKFFEAKSLEEMNMDHLRFPMIVKPRFEGSSKGISKDAKVDDEESLRKRVDFVVKTYKQPALVEEFISGKEFTVAIIGNEDPEVFPPVQVKIDGKLDLGDQFYTFARIHSNRLGYVCPPRIPQKLIDKMRDYALKAYRAVECRDFGRIDFRTDEDGNPYVLEINPLPSLSVDDVFMVIAKHLGITYDAMIGKVVDCALQRYGKGGSL from the coding sequence ATGATCATAGGATTTACATACGATTTAAAAGAGGATTATAAGCTGAAAGAGGGAGAACCGTCGGATCTCTACGCGGAGCTGGACTCCAGGCCCGTGATAGGATCGGTAGCGGCAGCGCTGGAGAAAAACGGCCATACCGTTAAGAAGATCGGCAACGCGGAACGGCTGCTTGAAATGCGGGGCGATCTCGGCGTTGACATCGTATTTAACATCTGCGAAGGCAGGGCCATAAGCAGGAACAGGGAATCGCAGGTGCCGGTGCTGCTTGAAATGATGGATGTGCCGTTTGTTGGTTCCGACGGGTTTACCCTGGGGCTGACGCTTGACAAGATCGCCACAAAGAAAATGCTGCTGTATGAAAAAATACCCACGCCTAAATTTTTTGAGGCAAAGAGTTTGGAAGAAATGAATATGGACCACCTGCGGTTTCCCATGATCGTGAAGCCGCGTTTCGAGGGCTCTTCAAAGGGCATAAGCAAAGATGCCAAAGTTGACGATGAAGAAAGCTTAAGGAAGCGGGTGGATTTCGTGGTCAAGACATATAAACAACCGGCGCTGGTGGAAGAGTTCATATCCGGAAAGGAATTTACCGTAGCGATCATCGGCAACGAAGACCCCGAGGTTTTCCCGCCGGTGCAGGTAAAGATAGACGGCAAGCTGGACCTCGGGGACCAATTTTACACCTTCGCCAGGATACATTCCAACAGGCTGGGATATGTATGCCCGCCGCGGATACCTCAGAAATTGATAGATAAAATGCGGGATTACGCCTTAAAGGCTTACAGGGCGGTTGAATGCCGCGATTTCGGCAGGATTGATTTCCGTACGGATGAAGACGGCAATCCCTACGTCCTTGAGATAAACCCTCTGCCTTCTTTGTCCGTTGATGATGTCTTTATGGTTATCGCCAAACATCTGGGAATTACCTACGATGCTATGATAGGCAAGGTTGTTGATTGCGCCCTCCAGCGGTATGGGAAAGGAGGCTCTCTTTGA
- a CDS encoding HAD family phosphatase, producing MKYKAVFFDFGNVWLDFDHWRAVDKIARFSPLDKKEIFDVFFDSEYTEKFEEGRVSPRDFFNAIRPRLKLNLGIEQFNSIWNDIFFLTPDNLKVHSLAKLLKKDLFILLISNINILHFEFLKKQFDIFGVFDRIVLSYEVGARKPKPEIYDTALRLSNAGPEEVIYTDDRPDLIAEAGKMGIDCIRFEGARALEEKLNKILENS from the coding sequence ATGAAATACAAGGCGGTATTCTTTGACTTCGGCAACGTGTGGCTTGACTTTGACCATTGGAGGGCCGTGGACAAGATCGCCCGGTTTTCGCCCCTGGACAAAAAAGAGATATTTGATGTATTTTTTGATTCCGAATATACCGAGAAATTTGAAGAGGGCAGGGTTTCGCCGCGGGACTTCTTCAACGCGATCCGCCCGCGCCTTAAATTGAATTTAGGGATAGAGCAGTTTAACTCGATCTGGAATGATATATTTTTTTTGACTCCCGACAACCTCAAGGTCCATTCTCTCGCCAAATTATTGAAGAAAGACCTTTTCATCCTGCTGATATCCAATATAAATATCCTGCATTTTGAATTTTTAAAGAAACAATTTGATATATTCGGCGTGTTCGACAGGATCGTGCTTTCTTATGAGGTCGGGGCAAGAAAGCCCAAGCCCGAGATCTATGATACGGCCCTGCGCCTGAGCAATGCCGGCCCGGAAGAAGTGATATATACCGACGACAGGCCGGACCTGATCGCGGAGGCGGGAAAAATGGGTATTGATTGTATCCGTTTCGAAGGCGCGCGCGCGTTGGAGGAAAAATTGAACAAAATCTTAGAAAATTCTTGA
- a CDS encoding PAC2 family protein: MERNIKIFKRPKLNNPSLIVGWPGMGEVAFKAVTYLIDKLKAEELAEIDPRPFFYRGSAIVDKGVIRIADLPVSKFFFWKDKDNNNDLIFFFSNAQPDLSRAESYARAILDVAADFKVKKIYGFASLPKPIDHIKAPEVFASCTHTDDINKLKGAGITIMERGEISGMNGIFVAMAKKRGLKGICLLGEIPIFTVHIENPKAALAVLKVFSVLAGVNLDLSELKEQAEFVEAEINKLIDYVRGEHEGQEPIGEEEIEKIKKLLSQHSRLPSSINARIEKLFEMVKSDITKAGELKKELDKWSVYKDYEDRFLDLFKGSGKKDN; the protein is encoded by the coding sequence ATGGAAAGGAACATCAAGATATTTAAAAGGCCGAAACTTAACAATCCTTCCTTGATCGTGGGCTGGCCCGGCATGGGGGAGGTAGCTTTTAAGGCCGTTACTTATTTAATAGATAAGCTCAAGGCGGAGGAGCTTGCCGAGATCGACCCCAGGCCGTTTTTTTACAGGGGCTCAGCGATCGTGGATAAGGGGGTTATAAGGATCGCGGACCTGCCGGTGAGCAAATTCTTTTTCTGGAAAGACAAAGACAATAATAACGACCTGATCTTTTTCTTCAGTAACGCGCAGCCGGATCTTTCCAGGGCGGAAAGCTACGCCAGGGCGATACTGGACGTAGCCGCCGATTTTAAAGTGAAGAAGATCTATGGCTTTGCTTCTTTGCCCAAGCCCATAGACCATATAAAGGCCCCGGAGGTCTTTGCCTCCTGCACGCATACGGACGATATAAATAAACTGAAAGGCGCGGGCATTACGATCATGGAACGGGGAGAGATCAGCGGGATGAACGGCATATTTGTCGCTATGGCAAAGAAAAGAGGATTGAAAGGCATATGCCTGCTGGGGGAGATACCCATTTTCACGGTGCATATAGAAAACCCCAAGGCGGCGCTGGCTGTGCTGAAGGTTTTCAGCGTGCTGGCCGGTGTCAACCTGGATCTGTCCGAATTAAAAGAACAGGCGGAATTCGTAGAGGCGGAGATCAATAAGCTGATAGATTACGTCAGGGGCGAGCACGAAGGCCAGGAGCCGATAGGGGAAGAGGAAATAGAAAAGATCAAGAAACTGCTTAGCCAGCATTCGCGGCTGCCGTCTTCCATAAACGCCAGGATCGAGAAGCTGTTTGAGATGGTAAAATCCGATATCACAAAGGCGGGCGAGCTTAAAAAAGAACTGGATAAGTGGAGCGTTTACAAGGATTATGAAGACAGGTTCCTGGACCTGTTTAAAGGCAGCGGAAAGAAGGATAATTAA